The region GCCAGCCCTACGGAGGGCCAACGCACGCCACTGAGATTGCCCAGCAGCCAGAACATGATGCCGCGGGCCTGTTCGGCGCTAGCCGATTTGGTAATCAAGAAGGCGGTGATGGCATTGAACAGCTGTGAGGCTGCAATACCCGCGAGAATGATCTGCCCGGTGCCGCTGGCCGGCCCGCTGACACGGGCCAGCAATATCACCAGGCCGAAGGCGGCGAGGGCACCGGCAAAGGCCCCCACAGACAGCGAGATCGCCCCGGCCCCCAAACCCAGCAGCGCCACCAGCACCGCGCCGGTCGAAGCCCCGGCGGAGATACCCAACAGATAAGGATCGGCCAGCGGATTACGCAGCAACGACTGCAGGATCACCCCGCACGTGGCGAGGCCCGCACCGCAGGCCGCAGCCACCAGTGCCCGGGTCAGCCGGTAGTTCCAGACGATGCCTTCGTCAATCGGGTCCAGCACATGCCCGGCGCTCCACAGCTTGTTGGCCAGCACCTGCAAGACCACACGCGGCTCAATGGCGGTTTCACCGATGGCGACACCGGCGAGCAGCATGCACAACAGCGTAGCGCCGGCCAACAGGGTGTGGATCAGCCGTGCCGTCATTTCGGCAGGTCGAAGCGGTTGATCGCTGTCGCGAGCGTTTCAAGGCCGTCGAACATCCGCAGGCTGGCCTGCATGGCGTGGGCGTCGAGGATAATGATGCGGTTGTGTCGGACCGCATCCATGTTGCGGGTCACAGGGTCGGTACGCAGGAATTCGAGTTTCTTCTGGTAATCATCAGCCGGGAAGCGACGGCGATCCATGCGCGCAATGATCAGGAACGTAGGGTTGGCCTTGGCGATGGTTTCCCAGCCTACGGTTGGCCATTCTTCGTCGGACGCCACGACATTGCGTACCCCCAGGGTGTTGAGCATGAAATCGGGGATGCCTTTGCGGCCGGCAACATAGGGGTCGATGTCCAGGTCGGCACTGGAAAACCAGAACAGCGCGCTGGTGTGCTTGAGGGCGTCACGGTTCAGCGCTGCGGTCGACGTTGCCACACGAGCCTTGAGTTCCGCATTGAGCTGTTCGCCCCGGGCCTGGACATCAAAGATTTCGGCCAGCTGGTTGATGCTCTTGTAGACCGTATCAAGCGTGAAGGGCTGCAAGCGGGTGCCATCGGCGCCCACCAGGTTGTCTTTGCCCTCACAGTCGGAAGGCATCAGGTAGGTGGGGATATTCAGTTCCTGAAATTGCTCACGAGTACCCACCACACCCTGCGGGCCCACCATCCATTCCAGTTGCGCCGTCACCAGTTCCGGGCGCTTGCCGATCACGGCCTCAAAGCTCGGGTCGTTATCAGCCAGGCGTTCAACCTTGTCGTTCTGGGCCTTGTACTTCGGCAGTACATCGTTGAACCACAGTGAAGTGCCGACCAGTTTGTCACCCAGGCCCAGGGCATAGAACATTTCGCTGTCGGCCTGGCCGATGGTCACGATCCGGCTCGGTGCGTGCTGAAAGGTGAGGGGAGTACCGCAGTTTTCGACTGTCAGGGGGTAATGCGTCGGGGCTGCTTGGGCGAGAGCGGATAAACCCAGACCGCTGATGAGGGTGACAAGGCGAGGCAACAGCATGATGCAATCTCCATTTGATCGTACACAGAACAGGGGGGTGTACAGCCTGGAAACACATCATCGAGC is a window of Pseudomonas taetrolens DNA encoding:
- a CDS encoding FecCD family ABC transporter permease → MIHTLLAGATLLCMLLAGVAIGETAIEPRVVLQVLANKLWSAGHVLDPIDEGIVWNYRLTRALVAAACGAGLATCGVILQSLLRNPLADPYLLGISAGASTGAVLVALLGLGAGAISLSVGAFAGALAAFGLVILLARVSGPASGTGQIILAGIAASQLFNAITAFLITKSASAEQARGIMFWLLGNLSGVRWPSVGLAVPVALFGLAVCLWHRRALDAFTFGADSAASLGIPVRRVQFTLISCAALVAAVMVSIVGSIGFVGLVIPHAARLLLGTGHARLLPASALGGALFLIAADILSRTLIKGQVIPVGVVTALVGAPVFALILIGRRPAR
- a CDS encoding ABC transporter substrate-binding protein; this encodes MLLPRLVTLISGLGLSALAQAAPTHYPLTVENCGTPLTFQHAPSRIVTIGQADSEMFYALGLGDKLVGTSLWFNDVLPKYKAQNDKVERLADNDPSFEAVIGKRPELVTAQLEWMVGPQGVVGTREQFQELNIPTYLMPSDCEGKDNLVGADGTRLQPFTLDTVYKSINQLAEIFDVQARGEQLNAELKARVATSTAALNRDALKHTSALFWFSSADLDIDPYVAGRKGIPDFMLNTLGVRNVVASDEEWPTVGWETIAKANPTFLIIARMDRRRFPADDYQKKLEFLRTDPVTRNMDAVRHNRIIILDAHAMQASLRMFDGLETLATAINRFDLPK